The following are encoded in a window of Chitinophagaceae bacterium genomic DNA:
- the fusA gene encoding elongation factor G has protein sequence MADLRYQRNFGIAAHIDAGKTTTTERILYYTGVNHKIGEVHEGAATMDWMAQEQERGITITSAATTCFWNFPTVQGAKIPETKQFKFNIIDTPGHVDFTVEVERSLRVLDGLLALFCAVSGVEPQSETVWRQANRYKVPRIGFVNKMDRSGADFLNVVKQVKEMLGAKAVPLQLPIGAEDNFKGVVDLITMKGIIWDDTTQGMTYKEVPIPEDMKADVDEWRQHLVEAVAEYDDKLLEKFFDDPNSITENEMHEAIRKAVIDISIIPMMCGSSFKNKGVQTALDAICRYLPGPLDIEAVKGTDPDNGEELIRHADPKEPFSALAFKIMTDPFVGRLAFFRAYSGRLDAGSYVLNTRTGKKERISRIMQMHANKQNPIDFIEAGDIGAGVGFKDIKTGDTLCNEDNPIVLEAMTFPEPVISIAVEPKTQADVDKMGMAIAKLVEEDPTLRVRTDEETGQTILSGMGELHLEIIVDRMKREFKVEINQGAPQVAYKEAFQNTIEHREILKKQTGGRGKFADIIFSIGPADEEFLKEDKGRFQFVNSLFGGSIPKEFVPAIQKGFESAMTTGVLAAYPMESMKVVVKDGSFHQVDSDAMSFELCAKQGYREAGRKAKPVLLEPIMKVEVLTPDQYMGDVTGDLNRRRGMLEGMDSKHGVQVIKAKVPLSEMFGYVTQLRSLSSGRATSTMEFSHYSPAPNNIAEEVIAKSKGKMKVED, from the coding sequence ATGGCAGATTTACGTTATCAACGAAACTTTGGAATTGCCGCTCATATTGATGCCGGTAAAACAACGACTACTGAACGTATTTTATATTACACCGGTGTAAATCATAAAATAGGTGAGGTACACGAAGGTGCCGCTACCATGGACTGGATGGCACAGGAGCAGGAAAGGGGGATCACTATCACTTCGGCTGCTACTACCTGCTTTTGGAACTTTCCAACGGTTCAGGGTGCGAAAATACCGGAAACAAAACAATTCAAATTCAACATCATTGATACGCCCGGCCACGTGGATTTTACCGTGGAAGTGGAGCGTTCTTTACGTGTACTGGATGGTTTACTGGCTTTGTTCTGCGCCGTGTCCGGGGTAGAACCGCAATCGGAAACCGTTTGGCGCCAGGCCAACCGTTACAAAGTGCCACGTATCGGTTTTGTAAACAAAATGGACCGCAGCGGTGCAGACTTCCTGAATGTAGTAAAGCAGGTTAAAGAAATGCTGGGTGCCAAGGCCGTTCCGTTGCAATTGCCGATCGGAGCAGAAGATAATTTTAAAGGAGTGGTTGACCTGATCACCATGAAAGGGATCATCTGGGATGATACGACACAGGGGATGACCTATAAAGAAGTACCAATTCCCGAGGATATGAAGGCTGACGTGGATGAGTGGAGGCAGCACCTGGTGGAAGCCGTTGCAGAATATGATGATAAACTGCTGGAGAAATTCTTCGATGATCCCAACAGCATCACCGAAAATGAGATGCATGAAGCCATCCGCAAAGCGGTAATTGATATTTCCATCATTCCGATGATGTGTGGTTCCTCTTTCAAAAACAAAGGTGTTCAGACTGCATTGGATGCGATATGCCGTTACCTGCCTGGTCCACTGGATATTGAGGCAGTTAAAGGAACAGACCCGGATAATGGGGAGGAATTGATTCGTCATGCGGATCCGAAAGAACCATTTTCTGCCCTTGCATTCAAGATCATGACCGACCCGTTTGTGGGCCGGCTGGCCTTCTTCCGTGCATACAGCGGACGCCTGGATGCAGGCAGTTATGTTCTGAATACCCGTACAGGTAAGAAAGAACGTATCAGCCGTATCATGCAGATGCATGCCAACAAACAAAACCCGATCGATTTCATCGAAGCAGGTGATATCGGAGCAGGTGTTGGTTTTAAAGACATCAAAACCGGCGATACCTTATGTAATGAAGATAACCCGATCGTTCTGGAAGCGATGACATTCCCGGAGCCGGTGATCTCCATAGCTGTGGAACCAAAAACACAGGCCGACGTTGATAAGATGGGTATGGCAATTGCCAAGCTGGTGGAAGAAGATCCTACCTTGCGTGTCAGGACCGACGAAGAGACCGGCCAGACCATTCTGAGCGGTATGGGTGAATTGCACCTGGAGATCATTGTGGACAGGATGAAACGTGAATTTAAAGTAGAGATCAACCAGGGTGCCCCGCAGGTGGCTTATAAAGAAGCATTCCAGAATACCATTGAACACCGTGAGATACTGAAAAAGCAAACCGGTGGCCGTGGTAAATTCGCCGACATCATTTTTTCAATAGGACCCGCAGATGAAGAGTTCCTGAAAGAAGACAAAGGACGTTTCCAGTTCGTAAACAGTTTGTTTGGTGGCAGCATTCCAAAAGAATTTGTACCGGCCATACAAAAGGGTTTTGAATCGGCGATGACTACAGGTGTACTGGCAGCTTACCCAATGGAAAGTATGAAAGTGGTTGTAAAGGACGGATCTTTCCACCAGGTTGACTCGGATGCAATGTCTTTTGAACTTTGTGCCAAGCAGGGTTATCGTGAAGCAGGCCGTAAAGCAAAACCCGTTTTGCTGGAACCGATCATGAAAGTGGAAGTACTTACTCCTGACCAATACATGGGTGATGTTACCGGTGACCTGAACCGCCGTCGCGGTATGCTGGAAGGTATGGACAGCAAGCACGGGGTACAGGTGATCAAGGCCAAAGTGCCGTTGAGCGAAATGTTCGGGTATGTAACCCAGTTGCGCTCATTATCCTCAGGCCGTGCCACCTCAACCATGGAGTTCAGCCATTACTCTCCTGCACCCAATAACATTGCAGAAGAAGTGATCGCTAAGTCAAAAGGTAAAATGAAGGTAGAAGATTAA
- a CDS encoding ribonuclease H-like domain-containing protein encodes MQNIRLENLLLIDIETVSEQASFDTLSEEWKILWQEKVQRSLPEGTSAAEFYPQRAGVMAEFAKVICISIGYFKKEGNSHLLRVKSFYGDDEKKLLQDFLATLQQLEANSNKWSFTGHNIKEFDIPFICRRILINGLSIPPFLDFQNMKPWETNMVDTFQYWRFGDYKNFTSLKLLAAALKVPSSKDDIDGSMVGEVYWSQSTGGKEKQLQRIVTYCQKDVVTTGNIVLRFRNLPLLTAEQVVIVT; translated from the coding sequence ATGCAAAACATCCGTTTAGAGAACCTGTTGCTGATCGATATTGAGACCGTATCGGAACAGGCATCATTTGACACATTGAGTGAGGAATGGAAAATACTCTGGCAGGAAAAAGTGCAGCGAAGTCTGCCCGAAGGGACCAGTGCAGCAGAATTCTATCCCCAGCGGGCGGGGGTAATGGCTGAGTTTGCAAAGGTCATCTGCATCAGCATCGGGTATTTCAAAAAAGAGGGGAACTCCCACCTGTTAAGGGTGAAATCCTTTTACGGGGATGATGAGAAAAAACTGCTGCAGGATTTTCTGGCCACCCTTCAGCAATTGGAAGCCAACAGCAACAAATGGAGTTTCACCGGGCATAACATTAAAGAGTTTGACATACCTTTTATATGCAGGCGTATTCTCATCAATGGCCTCAGCATTCCTCCTTTTCTCGATTTCCAGAACATGAAACCATGGGAAACAAATATGGTCGACACCTTTCAATACTGGCGATTTGGAGATTACAAGAACTTTACTTCTTTAAAACTGCTGGCAGCCGCTTTAAAAGTTCCTTCTTCCAAAGATGATATAGACGGAAGCATGGTGGGGGAAGTTTACTGGTCGCAGTCCACCGGCGGTAAAGAAAAGCAACTGCAGCGCATTGTAACCTATTGCCAGAAAGATGTGGTTACCACCGGGAACATAGTCCTTCGGTTCAGGAATTTACCCCTGCTTACCGCGGAACAGGTGGTTATTGTAACGTAA